In the genome of Streptomyces globosus, one region contains:
- a CDS encoding HAD family hydrolase, giving the protein MTRLHLFDLDGTLMYGSAAPVEISRQLGLGAEIAALERAFSARKLDPPQFSLAVHALWAELTTAHVRAAFDGSPWLSGIREVWSEIRERGEFCAVVSLSPSFFVELLLEWGAHAAHGSLFPQVPFVGPMDVAGILTPKDKVSVADRLCERFGLSRADCVAYGDSATDEVLFGAVPVSVAVNARPFLAERATHVYEGRDLREAYQLVAAARPGVAAS; this is encoded by the coding sequence ATGACGCGCCTGCACCTGTTCGATCTCGACGGCACCCTGATGTACGGATCGGCCGCTCCGGTCGAGATCTCCCGGCAACTCGGCCTGGGGGCGGAGATCGCGGCGCTGGAGCGGGCCTTCAGTGCTCGCAAGCTGGACCCGCCGCAGTTCTCCCTCGCGGTGCACGCGTTGTGGGCGGAGCTGACGACGGCGCATGTCCGCGCAGCCTTCGACGGCTCCCCCTGGCTGTCGGGCATCCGTGAGGTGTGGTCGGAGATCAGGGAGCGCGGCGAGTTCTGCGCCGTGGTTTCGCTGTCGCCGTCGTTCTTCGTGGAACTGCTGCTGGAGTGGGGCGCGCACGCCGCCCACGGCTCGCTCTTCCCGCAGGTGCCGTTCGTCGGCCCGATGGACGTCGCGGGCATCCTGACGCCCAAGGACAAGGTTTCGGTGGCGGACCGGCTGTGCGAGCGCTTCGGACTGTCCCGGGCCGACTGCGTGGCATACGGGGACTCGGCGACGGACGAGGTGCTCTTCGGGGCCGTGCCGGTGTCGGTGGCGGTCAACGCGCGCCCGTTCCTTGCCGAACGGGCGACGCACGTGTACGAGGGCCGGGACCTCCGGGAGGCCTACCAGCTCGTTGCCGCGGCACGCCCGGGAGTCGCAGCATCTTAG
- a CDS encoding GNAT family N-acetyltransferase has product MTPPHLTDLPIRALTVDDLRRCADLSQDRGWPREDHKWGLLLAAGSGYGIDAPDGAGLAAACVVTSYGPAPDEPELAAIGMVLVADRYARRGLGRRLMTHVCDDVLKGVPLTLHATPHGQPLYEELGFASTGRAEMLRGSFRPGQAGPDPAAAVVRPATGEDIPRIVRLDTEVFGTDRTHMVTRLPAFADRLLVAEDGAGRLIGYAAMWPNMETHVIGPLIARDTEGAKALTTALAALTDRPLRTDVDVRHEEFTAWLRERGLETVAFNAVMTRALPSLPGDWTRRWAPLTVAAG; this is encoded by the coding sequence GTGACACCACCACACCTCACCGACCTGCCGATCCGGGCGCTGACCGTGGACGACCTCCGCCGCTGCGCCGACCTGTCCCAAGACCGCGGGTGGCCGCGCGAGGACCACAAGTGGGGGCTCCTCCTCGCCGCAGGCTCCGGTTACGGCATCGACGCTCCCGATGGAGCCGGGCTCGCCGCGGCCTGCGTCGTCACCTCCTACGGACCCGCCCCCGATGAGCCCGAACTGGCGGCGATCGGAATGGTCCTGGTGGCCGACCGGTACGCCCGCCGCGGCCTCGGCCGCCGACTGATGACACATGTGTGCGACGACGTTCTGAAGGGGGTGCCGCTCACCCTCCATGCCACACCCCACGGCCAGCCCCTGTACGAGGAGCTCGGATTCGCCTCGACGGGGCGGGCCGAGATGCTGAGGGGCTCCTTCCGGCCCGGTCAGGCAGGGCCGGATCCGGCCGCGGCAGTGGTGCGCCCGGCCACCGGCGAGGACATCCCGCGGATCGTGCGCCTGGACACCGAGGTCTTCGGAACCGACCGCACTCACATGGTCACGCGGCTTCCGGCGTTCGCGGACCGCCTGCTCGTCGCCGAGGACGGAGCGGGCCGGCTCATCGGCTACGCGGCCATGTGGCCCAACATGGAGACACATGTGATCGGCCCGCTGATCGCACGGGACACCGAGGGCGCGAAGGCCCTGACGACCGCGCTCGCCGCCCTGACCGACCGGCCCCTGCGCACGGATGTCGATGTGCGCCACGAGGAGTTCACCGCCTGGCTCAGGGAGCGCGGCCTGGAGACCGTCGCCTTCAACGCGGTCATGACCCGCGCCCTGCCCTCCCTTCCCGGAGACTGGACCCGCCGCTGGGCCCCGCTGACCGTGGCCGCCGGCTGA
- a CDS encoding GNAT family N-acetyltransferase, protein MSEAVIRPASEEDLPAIVAMLADDPLGAARESPDDLTPYRAAYRQLAADPNQHVMVAVRDGRVVGTLQLTFIPGLSRQGAMRSVIEGVRVHADERGSGLGTRFIEWAVERSREEGCRLVQLTSDATRKDAHRFYERLGFTASHVGFKLAL, encoded by the coding sequence CTGTCCGAGGCCGTCATCCGCCCGGCATCCGAAGAGGACCTTCCGGCCATCGTCGCCATGCTGGCCGACGATCCTCTGGGCGCCGCACGCGAGTCACCGGACGACCTCACCCCCTACCGGGCGGCCTACCGGCAGCTCGCCGCGGACCCGAACCAGCACGTGATGGTCGCGGTCCGCGACGGCCGCGTGGTGGGCACCCTCCAGCTGACCTTCATTCCGGGCCTGTCCCGCCAGGGCGCCATGCGCTCGGTCATCGAGGGCGTCCGCGTCCACGCCGACGAACGGGGCAGCGGTCTCGGCACCCGGTTCATCGAGTGGGCGGTCGAGCGGTCCCGGGAGGAGGGCTGCCGGCTGGTGCAGCTCACGTCGGACGCGACGCGAAAGGACGCCCACCGCTTCTACGAGCGGCTCGGCTTCACCGCCTCGCACGTCGGCTTCAAACTCGCCCTCTGA
- a CDS encoding serine hydrolase domain-containing protein, whose translation MDALPDELHLLPATRRALLHRIAAAQSEGRAPSLVAAVARGGAVVWEGARTSAEGHGPDGNVQYRIGSITKTFTAVLVMRLRDEGLLSLADPVEKHLPGTGAGEVTVAQLLSHTGGLAAETPGEWWERSSAALRPELADVLGEEPFRFEPGRRHHYSNPGYTLLGSLVEALRGRPWEEALRAEVLEPLGLDRTTVQAQAPYAGGWAVHPWADVMLPEPAEDLGLMAPAGQLWSTTRDLARFGQFLIHGDDRVLGAATVAEMAVAASPPEPGLADQGYGLGLQLVQSGARRIAGHSGSLPGFVAGLWLSAADDLSAVVLANCTSGLPAATVAVELLHLVAEAEPRIPAPWKPFAEEDPVALELCGPWYWGTAAHAVRLRSDGHLELGPVAVQGRAARFRPQPDGTWVGLSGYYAGETLRAVRGPDGTVSHLDLGSFVFTRQPYDPETPVPGGVDPQGWRGIG comes from the coding sequence ATGGACGCCCTGCCTGACGAACTGCACCTGCTTCCCGCGACTCGGCGCGCGCTGCTCCACCGGATCGCCGCCGCCCAGAGCGAGGGGCGGGCGCCCTCGCTGGTCGCTGCGGTCGCCCGCGGCGGCGCCGTCGTCTGGGAGGGCGCGCGCACCTCGGCGGAAGGCCACGGGCCCGACGGGAACGTGCAGTACCGGATCGGCTCCATCACCAAGACGTTCACCGCGGTGCTCGTGATGCGGCTGCGTGACGAGGGGCTGCTGTCGCTCGCCGATCCGGTCGAGAAGCACCTGCCCGGCACCGGTGCCGGCGAGGTGACGGTCGCCCAACTGCTGTCCCACACGGGTGGGCTGGCCGCCGAGACTCCCGGCGAGTGGTGGGAGCGCTCCTCCGCGGCGCTCCGACCGGAACTCGCAGACGTACTCGGCGAGGAGCCCTTCCGGTTCGAGCCGGGCAGGCGCCACCACTACTCCAACCCGGGTTACACGCTGCTCGGTTCGCTCGTCGAGGCGCTGCGGGGCAGGCCGTGGGAGGAGGCGCTCCGCGCGGAGGTGCTGGAGCCCCTGGGCCTGGACCGCACCACGGTGCAGGCCCAGGCGCCGTATGCGGGCGGCTGGGCCGTTCACCCGTGGGCCGACGTGATGCTTCCCGAACCCGCGGAGGACCTGGGACTGATGGCCCCTGCGGGCCAGCTGTGGTCCACTACCCGGGACCTCGCACGGTTCGGGCAGTTCCTGATCCACGGTGACGACCGCGTCCTCGGCGCGGCGACAGTCGCGGAGATGGCCGTCGCGGCGTCGCCTCCGGAGCCGGGGCTCGCCGACCAGGGGTACGGGCTGGGCCTGCAGCTCGTGCAGAGCGGCGCCCGGCGGATCGCCGGGCACAGCGGCTCGCTGCCCGGCTTCGTCGCCGGCCTGTGGCTGAGCGCGGCGGACGACCTGTCGGCGGTCGTGCTGGCCAACTGCACGTCCGGGCTGCCCGCTGCGACGGTCGCGGTGGAGCTGCTGCACCTCGTGGCCGAGGCGGAGCCGCGGATCCCCGCCCCGTGGAAGCCCTTCGCGGAGGAAGATCCGGTGGCCCTGGAGCTGTGCGGGCCCTGGTACTGGGGGACGGCCGCGCACGCGGTCCGGCTGCGCTCCGACGGCCACCTGGAGCTCGGCCCGGTGGCGGTGCAGGGCCGTGCCGCCCGGTTCCGCCCCCAGCCCGACGGCACCTGGGTGGGCCTGTCCGGCTACTACGCGGGCGAGACCCTGCGGGCCGTGCGCGGGCCCGACGGCACGGTGAGCCACCTCGACCTCGGCTCCTTCGTGTTCACCCGGCAGCCCTACGACCCCGAGACGCCCGTTCCGGGCGGAGTGGACCCGCAGGGCTGGCGCGGCATCGGCTGA
- the dnaB gene encoding replicative DNA helicase, with translation MSIPEPTDDPWADSGPGDRLPTRSRRGGDGRGRGDEQRESGREGGAWDGGGFERVPPQDLDAEQSVLGGMLLSKDAIADVVEIIKGHDFYRPSHETIYQAILDLYAKGEPADPITVGAELTRRGEIGKVGGVSYLHTLVQSVPTAANASYYAEIVHERAVLRRLVAAGTKITQMGYAADGDVDEIVNSAQAEIYAVTEQRTSEDYLPLGDIMEGALDEIEAIGSRSGQMSGVPTGFTDLDSLTNGLHPGQMIVIAARPAMGKSTLALDFARACSIKSNLPSVIFSLEMGRNEIAMRLLSAEARVALHHMRSGTMTDDDWTRLARRMPDVSAAPLYIDDSPNLSMMEIRAKCRRLKQRNDLALVVIDYLQLMQSGGSRRPESRQQEVSDMSRNLKLLAKELEVPVIALSQLNRGPEQRTDKKPMVSDLRESGSIEQDADMVILLHREDAYEKESPRAGEADLIVAKHRNGPTATITVAFQGHYSRFVDMANT, from the coding sequence GTGAGTATCCCCGAGCCCACGGACGACCCCTGGGCCGACAGCGGTCCGGGTGACCGTCTCCCCACCCGCTCGCGCCGCGGCGGGGACGGCCGCGGCCGCGGGGACGAGCAGCGCGAGTCCGGCCGCGAGGGCGGCGCCTGGGACGGCGGCGGCTTCGAGCGCGTTCCGCCGCAGGACCTCGACGCCGAGCAGTCCGTGCTCGGCGGCATGCTCCTCTCCAAGGACGCCATCGCGGACGTCGTCGAGATCATCAAGGGGCACGACTTCTACCGGCCCTCCCACGAGACGATCTACCAGGCCATCCTCGACCTGTATGCCAAGGGCGAGCCCGCCGACCCGATCACGGTCGGCGCGGAGCTCACCCGGCGCGGCGAGATCGGCAAGGTCGGCGGCGTCTCCTACCTCCACACGCTGGTCCAGTCGGTCCCGACGGCCGCGAACGCCTCGTACTACGCGGAGATCGTCCACGAGCGCGCCGTCCTGCGCCGCCTGGTGGCGGCCGGTACGAAGATCACGCAGATGGGGTACGCCGCCGACGGCGACGTCGACGAGATCGTCAACAGCGCCCAGGCCGAGATCTACGCCGTCACCGAGCAGCGGACCTCCGAGGACTACCTGCCGCTCGGCGACATCATGGAGGGCGCGCTCGACGAGATCGAGGCCATTGGTTCGCGCAGCGGCCAGATGTCCGGCGTCCCGACGGGCTTCACCGACCTCGACTCCCTCACCAACGGCCTCCACCCCGGCCAGATGATCGTCATCGCGGCCCGTCCCGCCATGGGCAAGTCGACCCTCGCCCTGGACTTCGCGCGCGCCTGCTCCATCAAGAGCAACCTGCCCAGTGTGATCTTCTCGCTCGAGATGGGGCGCAACGAGATCGCGATGCGCCTGCTCTCGGCGGAGGCCCGCGTGGCCCTGCACCACATGCGCTCGGGCACCATGACCGACGACGACTGGACCCGCCTGGCCCGCCGCATGCCCGATGTCTCGGCCGCCCCGCTCTACATCGACGACTCCCCGAACCTGTCGATGATGGAGATCCGGGCGAAGTGCCGCCGCCTCAAACAGCGCAATGACCTCGCCCTGGTGGTCATCGACTACCTCCAGCTGATGCAGTCGGGCGGCTCCCGCCGGCCCGAGAGCCGCCAGCAGGAGGTCTCGGACATGTCCCGCAACCTCAAGCTCCTCGCCAAGGAGCTGGAGGTGCCCGTGATCGCGCTCTCCCAGCTGAACCGCGGCCCCGAGCAGCGCACCGACAAGAAGCCGATGGTCTCCGACCTGCGCGAGTCCGGCTCCATCGAGCAGGACGCCGACATGGTCATCCTGCTGCACCGCGAGGACGCGTACGAGAAGGAGTCACCGCGGGCCGGTGAGGCGGACCTGATCGTGGCCAAGCACCGAAACGGCCCGACCGCGACGATCACGGTGGCCTTCCAGGGTCATTATTCGCGGTTCGTGGACATGGCCAACACGTAG
- a CDS encoding MATE family efflux transporter, producing the protein MTQALEPRKAAPRRHDREILALAVPAFGALVAEPLFVLADSAIVGHLGTPQLAGLGIAAALLTTAVSVFVFLAYATTAAVSRRVGAGDLQAAIRQGMDGIWLALLLGAAVAAAALPTAPWLVSLLGASDTVAPHATTYLRISALGIPAMLVVLAATGVIRGLQDTRTPLYVAVGGFALNAGLNAALVYGAGLGIAGSAWGTVLAQFAMAGAYLAVVVRGARRHGASLRPDAAGIRACAQAGAPLLVRTLSLRAVLMIATFVAARLGDADVAAHQILLSLWSLLAFALDAIAIAGQAIIGRYLGAGDTDGAKAVCRRMVQWGIASGTVLGLLLAAARPLIVPLFTTDPAVEDALLPALLVVAASQPVAGIVFVLDGVLMGAGDGRYLAWAMLATLAVFAPAALLVPVLGGGLTALWWAMTLMMLVRMATLQLRTRSGRWAVAGATR; encoded by the coding sequence ATGACACAAGCCCTCGAACCGCGGAAGGCGGCACCGCGACGGCACGACCGGGAAATCCTCGCCCTCGCCGTCCCGGCCTTCGGCGCACTCGTCGCCGAGCCCCTGTTCGTGCTGGCCGACAGCGCCATCGTGGGCCACCTCGGCACTCCGCAGCTGGCCGGCCTCGGCATCGCCGCCGCCCTCCTCACCACCGCGGTGAGCGTGTTCGTGTTCCTCGCCTACGCCACCACCGCGGCGGTCTCCCGGCGCGTCGGCGCGGGCGACCTCCAGGCCGCCATCCGCCAGGGCATGGACGGCATCTGGCTCGCCCTGCTGCTCGGTGCGGCCGTGGCCGCCGCTGCCCTGCCCACCGCACCCTGGCTGGTCTCGCTGCTGGGCGCCTCCGACACCGTCGCCCCGCACGCCACCACCTACCTGCGGATCTCCGCGCTCGGCATCCCCGCGATGCTGGTGGTCCTCGCAGCCACCGGAGTCATCCGCGGCCTCCAGGACACCCGGACCCCGCTCTATGTCGCCGTCGGCGGCTTCGCCCTCAACGCCGGCCTGAACGCCGCCCTCGTCTACGGGGCCGGCCTCGGCATCGCGGGTTCCGCGTGGGGCACGGTCCTCGCCCAGTTCGCCATGGCCGGCGCCTACCTCGCCGTGGTGGTCCGCGGCGCCCGCCGGCACGGCGCCTCCCTGCGCCCCGACGCGGCCGGGATCCGGGCCTGTGCCCAGGCCGGCGCGCCGCTGCTGGTGCGGACGCTCTCCCTGCGTGCCGTCCTGATGATCGCCACCTTCGTGGCCGCGCGTCTCGGCGACGCCGATGTCGCCGCCCACCAGATCCTGCTCTCCCTGTGGAGCCTGCTCGCCTTCGCCCTCGACGCCATCGCCATCGCGGGCCAGGCCATCATCGGCAGGTATCTGGGCGCCGGGGACACCGACGGGGCCAAGGCCGTGTGCCGCCGCATGGTGCAGTGGGGCATCGCCTCGGGCACCGTCCTCGGCCTCCTGCTGGCTGCTGCCCGCCCGCTGATCGTGCCCCTCTTCACCACCGACCCCGCAGTGGAGGATGCGCTGCTGCCGGCCCTGCTCGTCGTGGCCGCCTCGCAGCCGGTCGCCGGGATCGTCTTCGTCCTCGACGGCGTCCTCATGGGCGCCGGCGACGGCCGCTACCTGGCCTGGGCCATGCTGGCCACCCTGGCGGTGTTCGCCCCGGCCGCCCTGCTCGTACCGGTCCTGGGCGGCGGCCTCACGGCCCTGTGGTGGGCGATGACGCTGATGATGCTCGTCCGCATGGCGACCCTCCAGCTGCGGACCCGCTCCGGACGCTGGGCCGTCGCCGGCGCGACCCGCTGA
- the rplI gene encoding 50S ribosomal protein L9 yields the protein MKIILTQEVSGLGAAGDVVDVKDGYARNYLVPRGFAIRWTKGGEKDVAQIRRARKIHEIATIEQANEVKAKLEGTKVRLATRSGDAGRLFGSVTPADIATAIEASGGPKVDKRRVELAAPIKTLGSYQVSVRLHAEVAANVGVEVVAA from the coding sequence ATGAAGATCATCCTGACCCAGGAGGTCTCGGGCCTCGGTGCCGCCGGCGACGTCGTCGACGTCAAGGACGGCTACGCTCGCAACTACCTGGTCCCGCGCGGTTTCGCGATCCGCTGGACCAAGGGCGGCGAGAAGGACGTGGCGCAGATCCGCCGCGCCCGCAAGATCCACGAGATCGCGACCATCGAGCAGGCCAACGAGGTCAAGGCCAAGCTCGAGGGCACGAAGGTCCGTCTGGCCACCCGTTCGGGTGACGCCGGCCGTCTCTTCGGCTCCGTGACCCCGGCCGACATCGCCACGGCGATCGAGGCTTCCGGTGGTCCGAAGGTCGACAAGCGCCGCGTCGAGCTGGCTGCCCCGATCAAGACCCTCGGTTCGTACCAGGTCTCCGTGCGTCTGCACGCCGAGGTCGCCGCGAACGTGGGCGTCGAGGTCGTCGCCGCCTGA
- the rpsR gene encoding 30S ribosomal protein S18, with protein MAKPPVRKPKKKVCAFCKDKTAYVDYKDTNMLRKFISDRGKIRARRVTGNCTQHQRDVATAVKNSREMALLPYTSTAR; from the coding sequence ATGGCGAAGCCGCCTGTGCGCAAGCCGAAGAAGAAGGTCTGCGCGTTCTGCAAGGACAAGACCGCGTACGTGGACTACAAGGACACGAACATGCTGCGGAAGTTCATTTCCGACCGCGGCAAGATCCGTGCCCGCCGCGTTACCGGCAACTGCACGCAGCACCAGCGTGACGTCGCCACGGCCGTGAAGAACAGCCGTGAGATGGCGCTGCTGCCCTACACGTCCACCGCGCGATAA
- a CDS encoding single-stranded DNA-binding protein, translating into MAGETVITVVGNLVDDPELRFTPSGAAVAKFRVASTPRTFDRQTNEWKDGESLFLTCSVWRQAAENVAESLQRGMRVVVQGRLKQRSYEDREGVKRTVFELDVEEVGPSLKNATAKVTKTTGRGGQGGYGGGQQQGGGAGWGGSSGGPQGGGAPSDDPWASSAPAGGQQQQQGGGGGWGGSSGGGYSDEPPF; encoded by the coding sequence ATGGCAGGCGAGACCGTCATCACGGTCGTCGGCAATCTCGTCGACGACCCCGAGCTGCGCTTCACCCCCTCGGGTGCGGCGGTCGCGAAGTTCCGTGTCGCGTCCACCCCCCGCACCTTCGACCGCCAGACGAACGAGTGGAAGGACGGCGAGAGCCTGTTCCTGACCTGCTCGGTGTGGCGGCAGGCGGCTGAGAACGTCGCCGAGTCCCTTCAGCGTGGCATGCGCGTCGTCGTGCAGGGCCGGCTGAAGCAGCGGTCGTACGAGGACCGTGAGGGTGTCAAGCGCACGGTCTTCGAGCTGGACGTCGAGGAAGTCGGCCCCAGCCTGAAGAACGCCACGGCCAAGGTCACCAAGACCACCGGTCGCGGCGGCCAGGGTGGGTACGGCGGCGGCCAGCAGCAGGGCGGCGGCGCAGGTTGGGGCGGAAGCTCCGGCGGCCCGCAGGGCGGCGGAGCTCCTTCCGACGACCCGTGGGCGTCCAGCGCGCCGGCCGGCGGCCAGCAGCAGCAGCAGGGCGGCGGCGGTGGCTGGGGCGGAAGCTCCGGCGGCGGCTACTCGGACGAGCCCCCCTTCTAG
- the rpsF gene encoding 30S ribosomal protein S6 has product MRHYEVMVILDPDLEERAVAPLIENFLSVVREGNGKVEKVDTWGRRRLAYEIKKKPEGIYSVIDLQAEPAVVKELDRQMNLNESVLRTKVLRPETH; this is encoded by the coding sequence ATGCGTCACTACGAAGTGATGGTCATCCTCGACCCGGATCTTGAGGAGCGCGCTGTCGCCCCGCTGATCGAGAACTTCCTTTCCGTCGTCCGTGAGGGCAACGGAAAGGTCGAGAAGGTCGACACCTGGGGCCGTCGCCGTCTCGCCTACGAGATCAAGAAGAAGCCCGAGGGCATCTACTCGGTCATCGACCTGCAGGCCGAGCCTGCGGTCGTCAAGGAGCTCGACCGCCAGATGAACCTGAACGAGTCGGTTCTCCGGACCAAGGTCCTCCGCCCCGAGACCCACTGA
- a CDS encoding lipid II:glycine glycyltransferase FemX: protein MSLSLRTISREQHLGYLQSLPSASHCQVPAWADVKNEWRSENLGWFNQNDELVGAALVLYRQLPKVKRYLAYLPEGPVINWFAPNLEEWLQPMLAHLKRQGAFTVKMGPPVVIRRWNSAAIKAGIQDPEVKRLRDVEASHIEPRAFEVSDKLRRMGWQQGEDGGAGFGDVQPRYVFQVPLANRSLDDVLKGFNQLWRRNIKKAEKAGVEVVQGGYEDLETWQHLYEVTAVRDKFRPRPLSYFQRQWTALNSEDPNRMRLYLAKHEGEALAAATMITVGQHVWYSYGASANHKREVRPSNAMQWRMLRDAYALGASVYDLRGISDTLDENDHLFGLIQFKVGTGGEAVEYVGEWDFPLNKVLHKALDIYMSRR from the coding sequence ATGAGCCTGTCCCTGAGGACCATCAGCCGAGAGCAGCATCTGGGATACCTCCAGAGCCTGCCCTCGGCTAGCCACTGCCAGGTCCCGGCGTGGGCCGACGTCAAGAACGAGTGGCGGTCCGAGAACCTCGGATGGTTCAACCAGAACGACGAACTCGTCGGTGCCGCACTCGTGTTGTACCGCCAGCTGCCCAAGGTGAAGCGGTACCTCGCCTACCTGCCCGAGGGCCCCGTCATCAACTGGTTCGCCCCGAACCTGGAGGAGTGGCTCCAGCCGATGCTGGCCCACCTCAAGCGGCAGGGCGCCTTCACCGTGAAGATGGGCCCGCCCGTCGTCATCCGGCGGTGGAACTCCGCCGCCATCAAGGCCGGCATCCAGGACCCCGAGGTCAAGCGGCTGCGCGACGTCGAGGCCTCGCACATCGAGCCGCGCGCCTTCGAGGTGTCCGACAAGCTGCGCCGCATGGGCTGGCAGCAGGGCGAGGACGGCGGCGCCGGCTTCGGCGACGTCCAGCCGCGCTACGTCTTCCAGGTGCCGCTCGCGAACCGCTCGCTGGACGACGTCCTCAAGGGCTTCAACCAGCTGTGGCGCCGCAACATCAAGAAGGCCGAGAAGGCCGGCGTCGAGGTGGTCCAGGGCGGCTACGAGGACCTGGAGACCTGGCAGCACCTGTACGAGGTCACGGCCGTGCGCGACAAGTTCCGCCCGCGCCCGCTCAGCTACTTCCAGCGCCAGTGGACGGCCCTCAACTCCGAGGACCCGAACCGCATGCGGCTCTACCTCGCCAAGCACGAGGGCGAGGCCCTGGCCGCCGCCACGATGATCACCGTCGGCCAGCACGTCTGGTACTCCTACGGCGCCTCCGCCAACCACAAGCGCGAGGTGCGCCCGTCGAACGCGATGCAGTGGCGCATGCTGCGCGACGCGTACGCCCTGGGCGCGAGCGTCTACGACCTGCGCGGCATCAGCGACACGCTGGACGAGAACGACCACCTGTTCGGCCTCATCCAGTTCAAGGTCGGCACGGGCGGCGAGGCCGTCGAGTACGTCGGAGAGTGGGACTTCCCGCTCAACAAGGTGCTGCACAAGGCGCTCGACATCTACATGTCGCGCCGCTGA
- a CDS encoding alanine racemase, whose protein sequence is MALTLYVDTARWRAHHKQILDQFPGMVPVCKGNGYGFGHERLCEEATRLGTDILAVGTTYEAATIKDLFGGDLLVLTPFRRGEEPVPLPDRVIRSVSSLDGVRGLVGARVVIECMSSMRRHGISEQDLGQLAAAIEDVRLEGFALHLPLDRPDGSDPVEEVIGWMDRLRAARLPLHTMFVSHLRSEDLARLQAQFPQTRFRARIGTRLWLGDHDATAYRGSVLDVTRVAKGDRFGYRQQKAASDGWLVVVAGGTSHGVGLEAPKALHGVMPRAKGVARAGLATVNRNLSPFVWAGKQRWFAEPPHMQVSILFVPSDAPEPKVGDELVAHLRHTTTQFDRLLDA, encoded by the coding sequence ATGGCGCTCACGCTCTACGTCGACACCGCGCGCTGGCGTGCGCACCACAAGCAGATCCTCGACCAGTTCCCCGGAATGGTCCCGGTCTGCAAGGGCAACGGCTACGGCTTCGGCCACGAGCGGCTCTGCGAGGAGGCGACCCGGCTGGGCACCGACATCCTGGCCGTCGGCACCACCTACGAGGCCGCGACCATCAAGGACCTGTTCGGCGGCGACCTGCTCGTCCTCACCCCGTTCCGGCGGGGCGAGGAGCCGGTGCCGCTGCCGGACCGGGTGATCCGCTCCGTGTCCTCCCTCGACGGGGTCCGCGGCCTGGTCGGCGCCCGCGTCGTCATCGAGTGCATGAGCTCCATGCGCCGCCACGGCATCTCCGAGCAGGACCTGGGCCAGCTGGCCGCGGCGATCGAGGACGTGCGGCTGGAGGGCTTCGCCCTGCACCTGCCGCTGGACCGCCCGGACGGCTCGGACCCGGTCGAGGAGGTCATCGGCTGGATGGACCGGTTGCGGGCGGCCCGCCTGCCGCTCCACACCATGTTCGTCAGCCACCTGCGCTCCGAGGACCTGGCCCGACTCCAGGCGCAGTTCCCGCAGACCCGCTTCCGGGCCCGCATCGGCACCCGGCTGTGGCTCGGCGACCACGACGCGACCGCCTACCGCGGCAGCGTCCTGGACGTCACCCGCGTCGCCAAGGGCGACCGGTTCGGCTACCGCCAGCAGAAGGCCGCCTCGGACGGCTGGCTCGTCGTGGTCGCGGGCGGCACCTCGCACGGCGTCGGCCTGGAGGCCCCCAAGGCCCTCCACGGCGTGATGCCGCGCGCCAAGGGCGTGGCCCGGGCCGGCCTGGCCACCGTCAACCGGAACCTTTCGCCGTTCGTGTGGGCCGGCAAGCAGCGCTGGTTCGCCGAGCCGCCGCACATGCAGGTCTCCATCCTGTTCGTGCCGTCGGACGCGCCCGAGCCGAAGGTCGGCGACGAGCTCGTGGCGCACCTGCGCCACACCACGACGCAGTTCGACCGCCTCCTCGACGCGTAA